In Trichomycterus rosablanca isolate fTriRos1 chromosome 2, fTriRos1.hap1, whole genome shotgun sequence, the genomic window tctgggctctgaggcatctaggatggaccatcacacagtggaaatgtgtattgtgtcagatgaatcagcattccagctcttttttggaaaaaatagacgccatgtgctccggaccagagatgaaaagaaccatccagactgttatcagcaagaagtccaaaagccagagtctgtcatggtatgggggtgtgttagtaccagggtctgtcatggtatggggggggtcagtaccagggtctatcatggtatgggggtgtgtcagtaccagggtctatcatggtatgggggtgtgtcagtaccagggtgtgtcatggtatggggggagggggtgtcagtactaggaactgtcatggtatggggtgtatcagtaccagggtgtgtcatggtatagggtgtgtcagtgccagggtctgtcatggtatgggggtgtgtcagtaccagggtctgtcatggtatgggggtgtgtcagtaccagggtctgtcatggtatgggggtgtgtcagtaccagggtctgtcatggtatgggggtgtgtcagtaccagggtctgtcatggtatgggggtgtgtcagtaccagggtctgtcatggtatgggggtgtgtcagtaccagggtgtatcatggtatgggtgtgtgtcagtaccagggtctgtcatggtatgggggtgtgtcagtaccagggtctgtcatggtatgggggtgtgtcagtacccttggtaaaggtcatttacactctgtgatgcagcattaatgcagaaaagtacactgagatcttagagcaacatctgctgccttcaagacgtcgtcttttccagggacgtccagcatttttcaacaagacgatgcaaaaccacctgctgcctACACCATTACAAAGGCGTGACTGTGTACGGGTAcaggactggcctgcctgcttaTCCACAATCAGTTATATTATCAATTCAGTTCAGATGATATTGTGTGAAAATATGTACAGACTGAAACGAGGTGGTAAATAATCATGTAAAGTGGTTGTTTTTTAAACGTCTCTGTATAACAGGATTTAAATGGTTTATTAGAAGCTGTagtattttattagtattactattagCTTGATTAGATTCTGTAGAATTCTACTTTATATTTCCTGAGTTAACAGAACCATGTTATCTCTGCTTCTTTTACAGGTTCTTTAAAACCTTTGAGAAGATGGAGTATGCCAATGCCTCTCACTTGTAAGTTACGGATAAAATATTTTACTTCAAGTTTAGTCCAAAAATGTCATTTGCTGTAAATAAAGTTTAGTAAATATTACTTTACACAATATGAATTATATAATATAGAAATGTCTCTCACGGCTTGGATCACCACAGTCTTATACAAGGTGTTTCTCTGTAACGCTTTATGGGCTATGATGGacaagaggggcggacacacacgcagagatgtataaacaaatatttattgATAGACAATACAAAAAggtacacaaaacaaacaaacaacttatGCTAACTGCTAAACACAAAACAGGAACCTAGACCCTAAGCTAAATAAACAGGAACTAGACAGGACTGGACAGGCTACACAAGCTAAACAGAGCTACAAATACTAAACAGAGATAAACAGAACTAAAGCTAATAAACAAAGGCTAAACCGGCTAACACACAGAGCTAACACACAgaggttaaacaaacaaaaggctaaTAAACAGAGACAAAGTcgaaacagaactaaacaggactaaacaggactgaaaAGGACTAAAccggactaaacaggactaaatagactaaacaggactaaaccgAACTAAAccggactaaacagactaaacaggactaaggCTAACCAGATCAAACTATGAAGCTAAGAAGCAAATTCCAAAGGCAAACAAAGTAGAAGGCCAACCAGAACAGATCAAAATCCAAACCAATAGTCTCCTACGTCTGTTTTCCAGCTCCCCTCTAAGATAGGGGCCAGCTAATTAGCCAAAGAGACCAATCACATATGGCAGGAGACAGAGTGCTTCCGGAGAGGTGGGTGTGGCACCTAAACAATCGGACAATCTCTCAGAACCTACAAGATGATCTTACATAGAATGCTGAGGTTACACCAATTTCTTATTAGATGTATATCAGTAATGTATATCAGAAATAACTATtggaaaattaaatataaatatacagcagTCAGTTTCTTCAGAAATATAATCACACGTTACCCTGGTTACTGAACCCAGGGACTGAATCTGGACCAGTTTATTAATCATAAATGTGAATTATATTTTTTTCAGTCTCTGAGCTGAGGATCGTGCTACTGGGTACAAATATTCATTACACCAACAAATTAGCAAACATCCTCCTGGGAAGAGAAGCATTTCAGACTGAAGCTCCTTCATATTTAATAGATCATCACTGTGAGAGAGTTAGTGGACGGGTGGAGGGAagaaccatcaccatcatcaatgCACCTCACCTAAATAATCCCAAACTCTCTCAGAAGGAACTGATACAGAAAGTGAAAGAGTGCATCACACTCTCAGATCCTGGACCTCATGTGTTCTTACTGGTGCTCCAGTCCCAAAACCTCACAAAGGAGTACAATGACAGAATCATAAGCACCCTGTACTCATACATCCCACAGTCTATAAACCGCTTATTATTAGTAACTACAGCTGAAGAGCATGGATTCTTCTCCACATGTATCAGTGAATGTGAGatgaaacactacagaattgTGAATCTATCACCATTTAATAAACATCAAGTTCTGCAGCTTCTGAAGAAGATAGATGTGATGGTAACTGAGAATGGAGGAGATCACATGACCTGCACAGTTAATGAACCACAAGAGAGGAAGAACCTGGGATTACCAAGACCACAAGACCAGCATTATTCATTAGAAACTACATCCACTGATCCAGCTGTAAAGAGAAAACAGCTGGTGCAGAGTAGAGGTAAGATTATTTTAACGTCTTTACTAAGGATAAACATGGTATTTATGTCATTTGTAGATCATTTGTACAACCACATAAATTGTTTAAGTTTTAGGATTTTGAAGTTGTCTTTATAtcctttattattacattattaaaaaaatattgtatttcaAAATAAAGCTGTGGATGGTGAAACCCAGCTAATAATAGCACATAAAACACATTATAGCCTATGACAttctaaacaaaaacagcaagaGTAAATTACACCTAGCATTCATGCAcagaaaacataaaacataaaaaaaaattattttcttaaGCTTAGATCAGAAAGATTTGAGTAATTTAagtgttttactgtgtttattCTGCTCCAGTATCAGCTGGGTTAATGGCTGTTGTAAACTGGAGTTAAATGATTACACGCTTCAGAACGTTGGCATTCCTCCACTATATTACATATAGTGGCTCTGCATTAATATacttaacaaaacaaaatattccTTCAAGTGCTGAGAGTATAGATATGTAAAAAGTACTGAGGTAATAATATAGTGTTATTTATGAATGAATCAGCTCTTTTTGGGTTTTTGGTGACAGACCTGTTGTCTGATGATTCACACTGGCAATTAATTCACAGGTAGTGATTTTAAAGTGTGTAGCTGGCATCAAATTGAAACTTTGTAAATTGTCATAACATTTATTCCTGGATATCATTGGTGGATCaaagtccatatgtttctctacatacttggttaacctgctttcaccctgttcttcaatggtcaggacccccacaggaccaccacaaagcaggtattatttaggtgttggatcattctcagcactgcagtgacactgacatggtggtggtggtgtgttagtgtgtgttgtgctggtatgagtggatcagacacagcagcgcttatggagtttttaaacaccgtgtccactcactgtccactctattagacactcctaccaagttggtccaccttgtagatgtaaagtcagagatgatcgctcatctattgctgctgtttgagtcggtcatcgtctagaccttcatcagtggtcacacgacgctgcccacagggcgctgttgactggatatgtTAAGGTCGGCACTAGACCAATAAAGGCTTGTTAGGAACCACCAGACGAACACCAACCACAGACACAGAAATAGAGTTAACAAGTTTATTGAAATCACCAAAATCGAAATACTAAATGTGAGAGGCACTTGAGAGCAGCAGCAGGGGGAACCAGTAAGCTGAGCTGGAAGCGGGAGGCACTCGGGAGGAGTGGAGAAGAAACCGGGGAGAGGGCAGGAGGAACCGGCGGGAGCGCTTGAGGCAGGAGGGTGGCGAGGAACCAGGGAGAAGGAACCATCGGGAGCACTGGAGGCAGGAGGGTGGCGAGGAACCAGGAATCCAGGAGAAAGGGAGGCTGGAGTCAGGAACAAAGGAGGCTGGAAATCCAGGGGGAAGCAACAACTTTGGTAAAGTAGAGTTCACAACACCAGGAGAGCTGAGCAGTATACAAATTGAAATCAATGGCTGCTCGACACCTtccagccagtgcctccactcttctgttcTGCTAGTTTAACAGCCAAGACCTCATGGTTACCGACATCGTAGTTCACTTCTGCGGGGGAGAGTCGTCGGGAGAAAAAGGCTCAAGGATGGAGCCTATTACCAGGGCTGGAACGTTGGGAGAGAACTGCTTCAACTCCACAGTCAGAAGTATTGACGAATCGGTACAAGAAATCACATAGAACATCATTCACAAGGGCCTGGAGGACTGCAGGGGTGTTGGTAAGCCCGAAGGGCATGAATAAGTATTCAAAGTGGCCCAGCGAGCAGTCTTCCACTCATTCCCCTCATGAATCCGAACTAGGTGGTAGGTATTACGGAGGTTGAGCTTGCTGAAGACAGTGGCTACCTGTAAGGACTCAAAGACTGAGGGGATACTTATTCCGGATGGTTATTTGGTTTAGGCCCCTATAGTCGATGCAGGGCCTCAAAGTCTTATCTTCTCTATGAAGAAGGCCTGCCGCCAGGCACTCTGAGATTTAGTCCTCCATCACTTCCCTCTCTGGGCGTGACAGGTGGTAAAGACGACTGGTAATAAGAGGAGCCCCTGGAGAAGATTGATTGTGCAGTCGTAAGGTTGATGGGGAAGTAAGGTTTTGCGAtccttgctaaaaacctcctgGAGGTCGTGATACTTGGGAGGCACCTTGGAGAGGTCTACCGTGTCACTGGATGGAGGAGTGTTTGTTCGAGGGCCAAAAAGTGGATTGCAGACTGCAAATAATGGGAGTGGCAGAAATTGCTCCAAGCAGTGATCTTCCCTTGCTGCCAGTCAAGGTGAGGGTTGTGGGTGAAGGGCCAAGGGTAACCCAGGACCAAAGGAGATTTGGGGGTCTTGACAACTGAGAAGCTGAGGGTTTCACTGTGGTTCCCGGAAAGGATCAGGGTCAtagcaggatatttttggttggtggactattctcagtccagcagtgacactgaggcatttaaaaacttcataccagcacaacacacactaacacaccaccaccatgttagtgtcactgcagtgctgagaatgatccaccaaccaaataatacctgctctttgggggtcctgaccattgaagaaaagcatgaaaggaggataacacagcatgtagagaaacagatggactacagtcaataattgtagaactacaaagtgcttctatatggtaagtggagctgataaaataaacagtgagtgtagaaacaaggaggtggttttaatgtttggctgatcagtgtatatttccgTATTGACTCTTCTGCTTAAGGCTTTAAAACACCCAGTTGTAGCATTTAATCTTACATCAAGGTTTGCTTGGATTACAGAATCCAAATCCAATTTTTTTGGATCGAAAAGCCCATTTTTCACATTTAATCCAAGTATATTGCTTTAATTTTGTCAGATAccttttatgtgtaaataattatGATGGTTGATTTTGACACtcaacaaaatgtttttttttttttttggtaaatcaGTGTATTGTGGTTGTAAACATAGCTGCTGTCTTTATTTCTTGCAGTGTGTGAGCTAAGGATTGTTCTACTGGGAAAGCATCTTTCAGACACAAGCACAGTGGGAAACTTCATCCTGGGCAGAGATGCATTTCaaactgaagttcctccacattcTGTAGATCTGCACAGTGAGAGGGCCAGAGGAGATGTTGAAGGAAGATATATCACCATAATCAATTCTCCTCATCTTTTTAAGCAGAACTTCTCACATCATCAGCTAAACCTGCATATTAAAGAGTGTAAACATCTGGCTGATCCTGGACCTCATGTGATCATCCTGGTTGTGCAGCCAGATGATTTTACTGAAGCAGACAGAAACAGAATGAATAGTATCTTCTCAGCTGTATCTGATGAGGTCTATAGACACTCCATGGTGCTCAGTATGGAAACCATGGAACTGGGCACCAGTGTAGATCCACCTGAGGAGACTGCAGTGCATGAGATCACTGCTGACTGCAACAAGAGACATTTAGTGTTTAACAGATGCAGTCGTGATGATCTTttgcagatgattgatgtgatGATGGTTAATATGAATAATGAGAGCCTTAACTGGGAGGAATTTCACGATCCTCTAAGcgatttaaagacaaataaacaaCATGCAGGCTTAGAAGAACATAGAGAAGAGCAAGTTCAAACCAAACAGCTAGAGAATAAAGACACAACTGATCTGGAGGAGAAAGAGAGTAAGAGTACTGGTGAGTAACCACCACAAACACATGTTGCTCTTATTTACTCACAACCAACTACAGTAACATCCAGAATGTTTAGAAATAAGTGCTTAAGGGTGAAAAGTCAGTTGTCAATAGTACCAAAAAGTTATTTCTTTGTACTTAACCCAGTTAACCAAATAATTGAGTGAATTAACAAACACCGAttcctttttattgcattttacaaactgtctCAACTTGGTGCAAAGGTTgtgtttgctgctttttgaCTGCAACAATCCAATATGTAACTTGTTCATGGATGCCTGCTGTATGGGTTAGAGTCATATACGCTTATTTATTAGTTAATGAAGTATTTGAAGTATATGTTTCCTAAACAGTTTTAGGTGATGATGATGTCTTTTTTTGTTGGAGAAGAGTCTACTTGACACCAGCACAGTGCAAAGTGTAATCCTAGCCAAATCTCAGACTGACTTTCCTCCTCGTTCAGTAGATCAGCACAGTGCAAGTGCTACCTTCATCAACCCACCTGTTCTCTATGATCCAGAACTTTCTCAAGAGGAAGCGATTCAGAGTGTGGAAGAGTGTCTGTCTCGTTCTCATCCAGGACCTCATGTGTTTATAATTCTGGTACGATCAAACAGCTTTACAGAGGAGGAACGAATGCGCCTGATCTCCATACTGAACTGCTTCAGTGACAAAGCTCTACACTATTCCATTCTGATCAGTACAGACAGTAAGGGTGGTAGTTTGAAGGGAATGTCTGGTGCTTTTCAGAAGCTAAAGGAAATCTGTCCTATGAAGTATCAGAAACTTAAAGAGTTACAGAagaatgaaaaaaatgtttgctgGCTTTTTGAGGGCATGAAAATAATGGTTAAAAATAATGGAGGCCATCTCACATGTGAAAGTGCTAAAATGTGAGAAACATTTTGTTCCCTATAGATGACAAATCTACAACACAAAAAAGGGGACTAAACAAAGTATAATGGAACAGGTTAAAGAAAAGAGTaagctttatatttaaaatatgttaCAGATTTCACACAgggacaacacaacacaacagttGGCACAACAGTGTTTCTCACAGTTCCAGTATCATTAGGACCTGTGTGCAAACCTCGCCCTCAGTTACGGAGTGTGTTAAAGTGGACAAATAATCTGAGTAAGACCAAGTTCTGGTAGTAATCTGATTATTCAAAATGGCCACTTTGATTATCCCAATCTGATTCaagatatttcagttttatcttagtaataataatgaataaacaatcTAGATTTTTGCTCGGGGCAGATCGGTgatgcagtgggtagtgctgtcaccttATAATGAGATTGTCCTGGGTTCACTTTCCAGATGAAGccatctgggtcctttctgtgtagagtttgcatgtttttcctgtgtggatttcctacgggtgttccggtttcctaccatagtccaaagactgtAGTATTTtaattactcatttatttagttatatatttagtaatttatatacactatattgccaaaagtatttactcacccatccacatcactgaattcaggtgttccaatcacttccatggccacaggtgtatacaaccgagcacctcggcatgcagactgcttctacacacattagtaaaagaatgggtcgctctcaggagctcagtgaattccagcaacaagtccagtcgggAAATtttctcactactaaatattccacagtcgactgtcagtgctggtgtaacaaagtggaagcgattgggaacgacagcaactcagccaccaagtgttaccacgtaaaatgacagggcgggtcagcggatgctgaggaacatagtgcgcagaggtcaccaacgttctgcagagtcgatcactacagacctccaaacttcatgtggccttcagatcagctcaggaacagtgtgtagagcttcatggaattggtttccatggccgagcagctgcatccaagcctaaCATcaccggatgcagtggtgtaaagcacgccaccactggactctagagcagtggagacgtgttctctggagtgacgaatcacgcttctctgtctggagctccgatggacaagtctgggtttggtggttgccaggagaatggtacctgtctgactgcattgttccagtgaaaggaactcttaatgcttcagcataccaagagattttgtacAATTTTATGCtcccccttcctgttccaacatgcctgctcaccagtgcacaaagcacaagctccataaagacgtggatgagccagtttggtgtggaagaacttgactggcctgcacagagtcttgacctcaacctgatagaacacctttgggatgaattagagcggagactgtgagccaggccttctcgtccaacatcagtgtctgacctcacaaatgcgctacTGGAAGattggtcaaaaattcccataaacacactcctaaaccttgtggaaagccttcccagaagagtaagAGTAGATTAAAGTACCAGAATTAAAATGCCAAGCTTAGTGATTAAAGaaagaactgtgtttatttaacttcaactttataatattttaacactaatatctaaatattttttatttctgtaattaatttaaaggtATTGCATCACCATACCAAAATGGTCAGGAAGAAACAAAGACAAAGGTATAAAAAGTATTCAGCATGTTAGGTTAATAATACctctaaatattaaatgtttttaaatcttttatatTTCTGATGAATTgcttttctttctgtctctgtttACTTGTTAAAGTTTATTTAGCTTTGCTTTACTTTGGGTAAAAATGTAACAAGGCTATATTTTCTGCAGAATTAACAAACTATTAGTTAAT contains:
- the LOC134302696 gene encoding GTPase IMAP family member 8-like; translation: MASNNGSLKPLRRWSMPMPLTFSELRIVLLGTNIHYTNKLANILLGREAFQTEAPSYLIDHHCERVSGRVEGRTITIINAPHLNNPKLSQKELIQKVKECITLSDPGPHVFLLVLQSQNLTKEYNDRIISTLYSYIPQSINRLLLVTTAEEHGFFSTCISECEMKHYRIVNLSPFNKHQVLQLLKKIDVMVTENGGDHMTCTVNEPQERKNLGLPRPQDQHYSLETTSTDPAVKRKQLVQSRVCELRIVLLGKHLSDTSTVGNFILGRDAFQTEVPPHSVDLHSERARGDVEGRYITIINSPHLFKQNFSHHQLNLHIKECKHLADPGPHVIILVVQPDDFTEADRNRMNSIFSAVSDEVYRHSMVLSMETMELGTSVDPPEETAVHEITADCNKRHLVFNRCSRDDLLQMIDVMMVNMNNESLNWEEFHDPLSDLKTNKQHAGLEEHREEQVQTKQLENKDTTDLEEKESKSTVDQHSASATFINPPVLYDPELSQEEAIQSVEECLSRSHPGPHVFIILVRSNSFTEEERMRLISILNCFSDKALHYSILISTDSKGGSLKGMSGAFQKLKEICPMKYQKLKELQKNEKNVCWLFEGMKIMVKNNGGHLTCESAKM